Proteins encoded in a region of the Mycoplasma feriruminatoris genome:
- a CDS encoding YhcH/YjgK/YiaL family protein, which translates to MIYDKLSNLNRYLNIHKNIDFAINFINQTNLKDLKDGINVISDTLFYNKFITNTIEKNNAVFESHKKYLDLHILISGDEFIGHEFVDDLNEQVEYNLKDDVCLYKTKTTKTIYQNNQSFALFFFTDAHSPKIKANCDQITKVVFKILYD; encoded by the coding sequence ATGATTTACGATAAACTTTCTAATTTAAATAGATATTTAAATATTCATAAAAACATTGATTTTGCTATTAATTTTATTAATCAAACTAATTTAAAAGATCTTAAAGATGGAATTAATGTTATTAGTGATACTTTGTTTTACAACAAATTTATAACAAATACAATAGAAAAAAATAATGCTGTATTTGAATCTCATAAAAAATATTTAGATCTTCATATTTTAATTAGTGGAGATGAATTTATAGGTCATGAGTTTGTTGATGATTTAAACGAACAAGTTGAATATAATTTAAAAGATGATGTATGTTTATATAAAACAAAAACAACAAAAACAATTTATCAAAACAACCAATCATTTGCACTATTCTTTTTTACAGATGCACATTCACCAAAAATCAAAGCAAATTGCGATCAAATTACAAAGGTAGTTTTTAAAATTCTATATGACTAA